CGTCTACGATCAAATTTTTCTCATCGCATGTCACAACTTTTGGGTATTTGCGAAAAACAGAATCATATTGTAAAAGATGTGCCAACGTCTTTGTATCCGTGAGATCATTCACGGCAACGATCTCACAATCCGCACGATCCACCATAATACGGAACGCGGCACGTCCAATGCGCCCAAATCCATTGATTGCTATTCTTATTTTTGTCATATTTTTATATTATTTAATTTTTAATTCAACATCCGCACAATACGGATAAAATTTTCCGGAGATAAACTCGCATGTCCGACAAGTACGCCATCCGTGTATGATTTTGTGCACACATCTGCCACATTCTCTGCCACCACACTTCCGCCATAGATGATTTTGATCTTACTCGTCACCTCTTTGCCATACTGATGTACAAAGATCGATCGCATAAACATTATGACTGTGTGAATCTCATCACTCGTTGGCGTTTTGCCACTGCCAATTGCCCACGCAGGCTCATAAGCAAACACCGTTTTTACAACTTCCTCCGCATCCAATTTTTCAGCTACAGCATTGACCTGCTCGCGAATACTTTCCATTTCATCATTCTGGGAGAGAAATCCCACACAAACGATTGGCGTAAGACCCACGCGCAAGGCGATCTTTGCTTTTTTTGTCACATCTTCATCCGTTTCATGATTGAATTCCCGATGCTCACTGTGTCCAATGATCACATACTGCGCACCCAATGATACAATTGACTTGGGGGATGTGTTTCCAGTATAACTCCCGTATAACTCCCAAAAACAGTCCTGTGTGCCGATCTTTGTCACATGTCCAAGCGTACGACAAAAATATTCCAGATAAATGACTGGCGGACAGATCACCACCTCATGTTTTGTTTTTAATTTTGCAATTTCTTCTGCATATTCTTTACAATACATGTCTCTTTGCGAGACATTTTCCATATTCATTTTCAAGTTTCCAACGATCAGTTTTTGCATATAGTTCCGTACATCCATTATGAATTATGTTCTCCCTGTTGTTCCACAACTTCTCGCAAAAATTCTGCCGCTTTTTCCGGCATCATTGGCACTATTTCAATATCAGTCGCATACTCAAACCCGCCATACACGTGCGTGCGTGGCATAATATCGATATAATAGCTATATTCTTCATACGTACGACCATCGCATGGCGCTGTATGAATGTAATAATTAAAATCAGGATCATTCAATCCAAAATGCAAGGCCTTGAGTGCTTGCAATAGCGCATCCGCAAGAAATAGTTCCTCTTCTGCTGT
This genomic stretch from Parcubacteria group bacterium harbors:
- the tpiA gene encoding triose-phosphate isomerase, which produces MDVRNYMQKLIVGNLKMNMENVSQRDMYCKEYAEEIAKLKTKHEVVICPPVIYLEYFCRTLGHVTKIGTQDCFWELYGSYTGNTSPKSIVSLGAQYVIIGHSEHREFNHETDEDVTKKAKIALRVGLTPIVCVGFLSQNDEMESIREQVNAVAEKLDAEEVVKTVFAYEPAWAIGSGKTPTSDEIHTVIMFMRSIFVHQYGKEVTSKIKIIYGGSVVAENVADVCTKSYTDGVLVGHASLSPENFIRIVRMLN